One genomic window of uncultured delta proteobacterium includes the following:
- the korA gene encoding 2-oxoglutarate synthase subunit KorA encodes MADRRVLTGNHFQIGNWACTEGAMAAGCDFVAGYPITPASEVANFLATRLPEVDGVFIQSEDEISACCATIGAAWAGRRAMTVTSGPGISLMQESIGFAVATETPMVIVDVQRFGPSTGVPSIGLAGDMVQVARGSHGDYQIIALAPHTPQAMFDMTVRAFDLAERYRTPVFVMADGFAGHMRERISIPEASAVKVGSRKIAEKKNTVLERQDFLDVNVAAMPVFGRGLKAHVTSSCHDAHGMRNLTDPEAMHKYVVTPVQKVLSHRDDIVRVEETKTDDAELILVTYGTVSRSAAAALAMAREAKLPVGQLRLETCWPLPDVEIEKAAKQAKHLLVLENNMGQMLPYIKACAGNAAKVHFMGPKLLGQIQEPEAILNVIREIL; translated from the coding sequence ATGGCTGATCGGCGCGTACTCACAGGGAACCATTTTCAAATCGGCAACTGGGCCTGTACGGAAGGCGCCATGGCCGCCGGCTGCGATTTCGTGGCGGGCTACCCCATCACCCCGGCCAGCGAAGTGGCCAACTTTCTCGCCACGCGCCTTCCTGAAGTGGACGGCGTGTTCATCCAGAGCGAGGACGAAATCAGCGCCTGCTGCGCCACCATCGGGGCGGCCTGGGCCGGACGCCGTGCCATGACCGTCACCAGCGGCCCGGGCATCAGCCTCATGCAGGAAAGCATCGGCTTTGCCGTGGCCACGGAGACCCCCATGGTCATCGTGGACGTGCAGCGCTTCGGCCCCTCCACCGGGGTGCCGTCCATCGGCCTTGCCGGGGATATGGTGCAGGTGGCGCGCGGCTCCCACGGCGATTACCAGATCATCGCCCTTGCCCCGCACACCCCCCAGGCCATGTTCGACATGACCGTCAGGGCCTTTGATCTTGCCGAGCGGTACCGCACGCCGGTGTTCGTCATGGCGGACGGTTTCGCCGGGCACATGCGCGAGCGCATCAGCATTCCGGAAGCCTCCGCCGTAAAGGTGGGCAGCCGGAAGATCGCCGAAAAAAAGAACACCGTGCTGGAACGCCAGGATTTCCTGGACGTCAACGTCGCGGCCATGCCGGTTTTCGGCCGCGGGCTGAAAGCCCATGTGACCAGCTCCTGCCACGACGCGCACGGCATGCGCAACCTGACCGATCCCGAAGCCATGCACAAGTATGTGGTCACGCCCGTTCAAAAAGTGCTCAGCCACCGCGACGACATCGTGCGGGTAGAGGAAACCAAAACGGACGACGCTGAACTGATCCTCGTGACCTACGGCACGGTTTCCCGCTCGGCGGCCGCCGCGCTCGCCATGGCGCGGGAAGCCAAACTGCCCGTGGGCCAGCTGCGGCTGGAAACCTGCTGGCCCCTGCCGGATGTGGAAATCGAAAAAGCCGCCAAGCAGGCGAAGCATCTCCTGGTTCTGGAAAACAACATGGGCCAGATGCTGCCGTACATCAAAGCCTGCGCCGGCAACGCGGCCAAGGTTCACTTCATGGGCCCCAAACTGCTCGGCCAGATCCAGGAACCGGAAGCCATCCTGAACGTTATAAGGGAGATCCTGTAA
- the korB gene encoding 2-oxoglutarate synthase subunit KorB: MSVITEHPLRKYMRPHVTRTTTCPGCGIGIVSQAFLRAVDSLGIDFDDCVFVAGIGCSAWIPTPLYNGDTLHTTHGRPVAFATGVKASLPDKHVVVLSGDGDLSAIGGNHLIHAARRNIDMTVVLINNSIYGMTGGQAAPTTPAGTKTITSPYGFTEHDFNLSELVKAAGASYVARWTTAHPVQLSNAIKAGLQKKGFSFIEAVSQCPVQYGRASKLGSARAMLRSYKDRSVTLKKAEGMSAAELEGKLLVGEFQNIDKPEFTDSLARARAIAQGGN; this comes from the coding sequence ATGAGCGTTATTACCGAACATCCTCTCCGTAAATATATGCGCCCGCATGTCACCCGGACGACAACCTGCCCGGGCTGCGGCATCGGCATTGTTTCCCAGGCGTTCCTGCGCGCGGTGGACAGCCTCGGCATCGATTTTGACGACTGCGTGTTCGTGGCGGGCATTGGCTGTTCCGCCTGGATCCCCACGCCGCTGTACAACGGGGACACGCTCCACACCACCCACGGGCGGCCCGTCGCCTTTGCCACCGGGGTCAAGGCCAGCCTGCCGGACAAGCACGTGGTCGTCCTCAGCGGCGACGGCGACCTTTCCGCCATCGGCGGCAACCATCTCATCCATGCCGCACGGCGCAATATCGACATGACCGTGGTGCTTATTAACAACTCCATCTACGGCATGACCGGCGGCCAGGCGGCGCCCACCACCCCCGCGGGCACGAAAACCATCACCAGCCCCTACGGCTTCACCGAACATGACTTCAACCTGTCGGAACTGGTCAAGGCCGCCGGTGCTTCCTATGTCGCCCGCTGGACCACGGCCCATCCGGTGCAGTTGTCAAATGCCATCAAGGCCGGGCTGCAGAAAAAGGGCTTCAGCTTCATCGAGGCCGTCAGCCAGTGCCCTGTGCAGTACGGCCGCGCGAGCAAGCTCGGCTCGGCCCGCGCCATGCTGCGCAGCTACAAGGACCGCAGCGTCACGCTGAAAAAGGCGGAAGGGATGTCCGCCGCGGAACTGGAAGGGAAGCTCCTCGTGGGCGAGTTCCAGAACATCGACAAGCCGGAATTCACGGATTCCCTTGCCAGGGCGCGGGCCATCGCGCAGGGAGGCAACTAA
- the korC gene encoding 2-oxoglutarate synthase subunit KorC, producing MAYTKLTLAGIGGQGSILAGTILGNAAVTYGGKYATQTQAYSSELRGGFAATWVIFSDEAIVYPRVVETDILVAQAQDSIDRFSKTLKKGGILIADTDIVTAMPDCDAAMYAIPATSLARNTFSAPIVANIIMLGALTKIAPVADRKCVEDAIAATVPQNKVDLNLKAFAAGFDMVAPYAK from the coding sequence ATGGCATATACCAAACTCACCCTCGCGGGCATCGGCGGCCAGGGCTCCATCCTTGCCGGGACCATCCTCGGCAACGCGGCCGTCACTTACGGCGGCAAGTACGCCACCCAGACGCAGGCCTATTCCTCCGAACTGCGCGGCGGCTTCGCGGCGACCTGGGTCATTTTCTCGGACGAGGCAATTGTATACCCGCGCGTCGTGGAAACGGACATCCTCGTGGCCCAGGCGCAGGACTCCATTGACCGGTTTTCCAAAACCCTCAAAAAGGGCGGCATCCTGATCGCGGATACCGATATCGTGACCGCCATGCCGGACTGTGACGCGGCCATGTACGCCATCCCCGCGACGTCGCTCGCGCGGAACACGTTTTCCGCGCCCATCGTCGCCAACATCATCATGTTGGGCGCGCTGACGAAAATAGCCCCGGTCGCGGACCGCAAATGCGTTGAAGACGCCATTGCCGCCACGGTCCCCCAGAACAAGGTGGATCTGAACCTGAAGGCCTTCGCGGCCGGGTTCGACATGGTTGCTCCGTACGCGAAATAA
- a CDS encoding conserved exported hypothetical protein (Evidence 4 : Homologs of previously reported genes of unknown function): MKRLFLALMLVFILVGAAQAAQSTKSTAADEKAVAKAVEFMRTSILSAKRADLEKIGLPSMTYAHSSGRVETNTQFIDNLVNKGTVFNELAFSDVNILVDGNTAVVRHKFDSKHVAQGKPAEGHFMVLLVFKKVGNNWKVLTRQAYPAPKS; the protein is encoded by the coding sequence ATGAAACGCCTTTTCCTCGCCCTGATGCTGGTTTTCATCCTGGTTGGCGCCGCGCAGGCCGCGCAAAGCACAAAAAGCACCGCCGCGGATGAAAAAGCCGTGGCCAAGGCCGTTGAGTTCATGCGTACCTCCATTCTCAGCGCGAAGCGGGCAGACCTGGAAAAAATCGGCCTGCCCTCCATGACCTACGCTCATTCCTCCGGCCGTGTGGAAACCAATACCCAATTCATTGACAACTTGGTCAATAAGGGAACGGTCTTCAACGAGCTGGCTTTTTCGGACGTGAATATCCTGGTTGACGGCAACACGGCCGTGGTCCGGCACAAGTTCGACTCCAAGCACGTGGCCCAGGGCAAGCCCGCGGAAGGGCATTTCATGGTCCTTCTGGTGTTCAAAAAAGTCGGCAACAACTGGAAAGTGCTGACCCGCCAGGCGTATCCCGCGCCAAAATCCTGA
- a CDS encoding putative Transcriptional regulator, GntR family protein (Evidence 3 : Function proposed based on presence of conserved amino acid motif, structural feature or limited homology) — MQFIVQTSSLKQQIADEIKRRIIYGDLEFGQKISENSFAQELGTKRTPVREAFILLQGEELVNILPQKGTYVFTITEEELSQIIEHRFILESASLQALQKKATRQQFIDEIAEILRCHRAALEENDMQKCEKYDSIFHERIIDYSDNKFIISSYKIISDRAKAIRFRTIGTQDRFRNVLNNHEEIYRLFLDNNMRQCKSTLQRHLNNIQNSVRKPGIYERVFQKALM, encoded by the coding sequence ATGCAATTCATCGTCCAAACCAGCTCGCTGAAGCAGCAAATCGCCGACGAGATCAAACGCCGCATCATCTATGGCGACCTTGAATTCGGCCAGAAAATTTCGGAAAATTCTTTCGCCCAGGAACTGGGGACGAAAAGAACGCCCGTCCGCGAGGCGTTCATTCTGCTGCAAGGGGAAGAGCTCGTCAACATCCTGCCCCAGAAAGGCACCTACGTCTTCACCATCACGGAGGAAGAACTCTCGCAGATAATCGAGCACCGGTTCATTCTTGAGTCCGCCTCGCTCCAGGCCTTGCAGAAAAAAGCCACCCGCCAGCAGTTCATCGATGAAATTGCCGAGATTTTGCGCTGCCACAGGGCGGCACTTGAAGAGAACGACATGCAGAAGTGTGAAAAATACGACAGTATTTTCCACGAAAGGATCATCGATTATTCGGATAACAAGTTCATCATCTCGTCCTACAAAATAATTTCCGACCGCGCCAAAGCCATCCGCTTCCGCACGATCGGCACGCAGGACCGGTTCCGCAACGTCCTCAACAACCATGAGGAAATTTACCGCCTCTTCCTCGACAACAATATGCGGCAGTGTAAAAGCACCCTGCAACGCCACTTGAACAACATCCAGAACAGCGTCAGGAAACCCGGCATCTACGAACGGGTTTTTCAGAAAGCGCTTATGTAG
- the kdpE gene encoding DNA-binding response regulator in two-component regulatory system with KdpD (Evidence 2a : Function of homologous gene experimentally demonstrated in an other organism; Product type r : regulator) — MKANILVVEDDSAVRSLITTALTTFGYKVGYAGNGAEAISEAVSLQPDLFILDLGLPDMDGADIIAKLRTWTNNPIIVVSARTEIHDKIAALDAGADDYLAKPFSVEELMARVRAALRKMSYDNSPQKNTNVFVNGGLCIDYAANAVFVDDVEIHLTPMEYKLLCLLSRNAGKVLTHNYILKEIWASDFESTTQSLRVFMASLRKKIEKNQAEPVFLKTHLGVGYRMVRVQDDAP; from the coding sequence TTGAAAGCGAATATCTTGGTGGTTGAAGACGACAGCGCCGTCAGGAGCCTCATAACGACCGCCCTCACCACGTTCGGCTATAAAGTCGGCTATGCCGGCAATGGCGCCGAAGCGATCTCGGAAGCCGTCTCCCTGCAGCCGGATCTGTTTATTCTGGATTTGGGCCTGCCCGATATGGACGGGGCCGACATCATCGCCAAGCTGCGGACGTGGACGAACAACCCCATCATCGTGGTCAGCGCCCGCACCGAGATACATGACAAAATAGCGGCTCTGGATGCCGGGGCCGATGACTACCTGGCGAAGCCCTTCAGCGTGGAGGAGCTCATGGCGCGCGTGCGCGCGGCTCTGCGCAAGATGAGCTACGACAACAGCCCCCAAAAAAACACGAACGTCTTTGTCAACGGGGGGCTCTGCATCGACTATGCCGCCAATGCCGTTTTTGTGGACGACGTGGAAATTCACCTCACGCCCATGGAGTACAAACTGCTGTGCCTGCTCTCCCGCAACGCGGGCAAGGTGCTGACGCACAACTATATTTTGAAGGAGATATGGGCCAGTGATTTTGAGAGCACCACGCAATCGTTGCGGGTGTTCATGGCCTCTCTCCGTAAGAAAATAGAAAAGAACCAGGCCGAACCCGTATTTTTGAAAACCCATCTCGGCGTCGGGTACCGTATGGTGCGGGTGCAGGACGACGCTCCCTGA
- a CDS encoding Putative histidine kinase KdpD (fragment) (Evidence 3 : Function proposed based on presence of conserved amino acid motif, structural feature or limited homology) encodes MIVKTLQKNPRIKADTTWRDAFMSVFILGVCSLIGLLFHSLRLSEANIISIYIIGILLISSIASSWAYGVMASVSGVLLFNFLYADPTFNFRVYDLQYSITTTVMLVASLIANYVMTLFRSQLDREILEIHRLDILLETSQHLQQAQNIDDIFTVALTQLHQMFARAVFIFPLADGALQRPRSKVAEGNPNLSPEAIGLDIAALEEFVATDNEKKSTVLHLNADNKAICFKLISGEAVVAAICIIVNSAKRTGGFEYNLVLAMLDEIALSVEKYNLQVFNERIAQEAEAERLRANLLRSISHDLRTPLTSISGNADILLSSADQIEPELRRQLYQNIYSDAEWLMNLVENLLFVTRIDNGVMTINTEYEVLQEIIQESLRYMAKRAKDHTIHLEMPEEILLVKMDARLIMQVIINIVDNAVKYTPAGSDIRIRALRRGSRAVVEVADTGNGISDDEKQKVFEMFYTTNKNSSDSRRGIGLGLPLCRSIVRAHGGEVRIADNVPHGAIVSFSLQLEEVCVESEYLGG; translated from the coding sequence ATGATCGTCAAAACGCTGCAAAAAAATCCACGGATAAAGGCCGATACCACATGGCGCGATGCGTTCATGTCCGTGTTCATTTTGGGCGTCTGTTCACTTATCGGCCTTCTGTTCCACTCTTTGCGTTTGAGTGAAGCCAATATCATATCAATTTACATCATCGGCATCCTGCTGATTTCTTCCATTGCGTCCAGTTGGGCATACGGCGTCATGGCCTCGGTCAGCGGCGTGCTGTTATTCAACTTTCTCTATGCCGACCCGACGTTCAACTTTCGCGTTTATGACCTGCAATACTCCATAACGACGACCGTCATGCTGGTCGCATCCCTGATTGCAAACTACGTCATGACCCTGTTCCGCAGCCAGCTTGACAGGGAAATACTGGAGATTCACCGGCTGGATATTCTGCTTGAAACAAGCCAGCATTTGCAACAGGCGCAAAATATCGACGACATATTTACCGTGGCGTTGACGCAACTGCACCAGATGTTCGCACGCGCCGTTTTTATTTTCCCGCTGGCCGACGGCGCATTGCAGCGGCCGAGATCAAAAGTCGCGGAAGGCAATCCGAACCTCTCCCCTGAAGCGATTGGATTGGATATCGCTGCCCTGGAGGAGTTTGTCGCCACCGACAATGAGAAAAAAAGCACGGTTCTTCACCTCAATGCGGACAACAAAGCAATTTGTTTCAAGCTGATAAGCGGGGAGGCTGTCGTTGCCGCCATCTGCATTATCGTCAATTCCGCTAAACGCACCGGCGGCTTTGAATACAACCTGGTTTTGGCCATGCTGGACGAAATCGCGCTGTCCGTGGAAAAATACAACTTGCAGGTGTTCAACGAACGCATCGCGCAAGAGGCCGAGGCGGAGCGGCTGCGGGCCAATCTGCTGCGCAGCATTTCCCACGACCTGCGCACGCCGTTGACAAGCATATCGGGTAACGCGGACATTCTTCTGAGCAGCGCGGATCAAATCGAACCGGAGCTGCGCCGGCAGTTATATCAAAACATCTACAGCGACGCCGAGTGGTTGATGAACCTTGTGGAAAACCTGCTGTTTGTGACGCGTATTGATAACGGCGTGATGACCATCAATACGGAGTACGAAGTTTTGCAGGAAATTATTCAGGAATCCTTGCGCTACATGGCAAAACGCGCCAAGGACCATACCATCCACCTTGAAATGCCCGAAGAGATCCTTCTGGTGAAGATGGACGCCAGGCTTATCATGCAGGTAATCATCAATATCGTGGATAATGCCGTCAAATATACGCCCGCCGGGTCCGATATCCGGATACGGGCGTTGCGACGCGGTTCGCGGGCTGTGGTGGAAGTGGCGGATACGGGGAACGGCATCAGCGACGACGAAAAACAAAAAGTATTTGAAATGTTCTATACCACGAACAAAAACTCAAGCGACAGCCGCCGGGGCATCGGTTTGGGGCTGCCGCTTTGCCGGTCGATCGTCCGCGCGCACGGCGGCGAGGTCCGGATTGCGGATAACGTCCCGCACGGGGCCATTGTGAGTTTTTCCTTGCAGTTAGAGGAGGTGTGCGTTGAAAGCGAATATCTTGGTGGTTGA
- a CDS encoding hypothetical protein (Evidence 5 : No homology to any previously reported sequences), producing the protein MILESTSSCVNGLAPPDENTAAVMPPPDRLSHGEGPVPARHGPEYSQKYQVRDVARAGSVIV; encoded by the coding sequence ATGATTCTTGAGAGTACAAGTTCCTGCGTGAACGGGCTGGCGCCGCCGGATGAAAACACGGCGGCGGTCATGCCGCCTCCGGACAGGCTCAGTCATGGGGAAGGCCCCGTGCCGGCGCGGCATGGGCCGGAGTATTCACAAAAATACCAGGTGCGAGACGTTGCGCGGGCGGGGAGTGTAATCGTATGA
- a CDS encoding Molybdenum cofactor synthesis domain protein: MYTVAILTISSRGHAGEREDASGMAAAAIVGRHGYTVTHYGILPGEGALISAELRRLCDGRMVDVILTTGGTGFAERDVTPEATLAVVERLCPGIPEAMRMFSFKVTKRAMFSRATAGIRGKTLIVNLPGNPKAVQECLDQVLPEFGHGLDILKGGAHECAR, encoded by the coding sequence ATGTATACTGTTGCCATCTTGACCATCAGTAGCAGAGGACACGCCGGGGAACGCGAGGACGCGAGCGGTATGGCGGCGGCCGCGATTGTGGGGCGGCACGGGTACACCGTGACCCATTACGGCATTCTGCCGGGCGAGGGAGCGTTGATTAGCGCCGAGCTGCGGCGGCTGTGCGACGGGCGCATGGTGGACGTCATCCTCACCACCGGCGGGACCGGGTTCGCCGAACGGGACGTCACCCCGGAGGCGACCCTGGCCGTGGTGGAACGGTTGTGTCCCGGCATTCCCGAAGCAATGCGCATGTTCAGCTTCAAGGTGACGAAACGGGCCATGTTTTCCCGGGCCACTGCCGGAATCCGGGGCAAAACCCTGATCGTCAACCTGCCGGGGAACCCCAAGGCCGTACAGGAATGCCTCGATCAGGTGCTGCCGGAATTCGGGCATGGTCTGGATATTTTGAAAGGCGGGGCACACGAGTGCGCCAGGTGA
- a CDS encoding Endoribonuclease L-PSP — protein sequence MSAPKLIESDKAPGAVGPYSQALAGAGLIFTSGQLPIDPKTKAMPEDIKAQASMALENLRNVLQAGGSDLGKVLKTTVYLADIKDFPAVNEVYATFFGKPFPARSCFAVRDLPLGARIEVEAVALA from the coding sequence ATGAGCGCACCCAAACTGATTGAAAGCGACAAGGCGCCCGGCGCCGTCGGTCCCTATTCCCAGGCGCTGGCCGGGGCCGGCCTCATCTTCACCTCGGGCCAGTTGCCCATTGATCCCAAGACCAAGGCCATGCCCGAGGACATCAAGGCCCAGGCCTCCATGGCTTTGGAAAACCTTCGCAACGTGCTCCAGGCGGGCGGGTCCGACTTGGGCAAGGTGTTGAAAACAACGGTCTACCTTGCGGATATCAAGGATTTCCCGGCTGTTAACGAAGTATATGCCACCTTTTTCGGCAAACCTTTCCCGGCCCGGAGTTGCTTCGCGGTCAGGGATTTACCCCTCGGGGCCAGGATCGAAGTCGAAGCCGTCGCTTTGGCATGA
- a CDS encoding N-acyl-D-amino-acid deacylase has protein sequence MRTLITNGIIVDGTGKPGFPGSVAIENGVILGTGSIENAGFDQVIDAKGCVVAPGFIDTHSHSDLEVFKEPHLTPKLMQGVTTEFLGQDGIAMAPLPEKFISPWRKNLAGLDGDTDAIDWAFKTTENYLNMLEKNGSGTNLCYLVPHGNVRMEGRGLESGVATDKELDVMRAVLERELAAGGYGFSTGLIYMPCAYADTREVTELCKVAAKANVPFVIHQRSEADTILESMEEVIAVGRGSGVWVHFSHFKLCGKNNAHLFDKVLGLLDKAQAEGVRVSFDQYPYVAGSTMLGVILPPWVHDGGTDKLLERLASAEDRKRMTKDIWNGIQGWDNFVAFAGLDGIFVTSTKTEKNQDAIGKNLVELGEMRGKDPLEATFDLLYDESNAVGMVDFYGLEEHVKALISRPEHNVCTDGLLGGKPHPRVFGAFPRVLGKYVREEKVIPLEEAVRKMTSRPASVFGLKDRGLLQAGMAADVVVFDPATIADKGTYTEPRQYPEGIKHVFVNGRAAVLDGKPQTRILAGKVLRRQS, from the coding sequence ATGCGCACGCTTATCACCAACGGCATCATTGTTGACGGCACCGGCAAACCCGGCTTCCCGGGGAGCGTGGCCATCGAAAACGGCGTGATCCTCGGCACGGGGAGCATCGAAAACGCGGGCTTCGACCAGGTTATCGACGCCAAGGGCTGCGTTGTCGCCCCGGGCTTTATCGACACCCACAGCCATTCGGACCTGGAAGTGTTCAAGGAGCCGCACCTCACCCCCAAATTGATGCAGGGGGTGACCACGGAGTTCCTCGGCCAGGACGGCATCGCCATGGCGCCGCTGCCGGAGAAGTTCATCAGCCCCTGGCGTAAAAACCTGGCCGGGCTCGACGGCGACACGGACGCAATCGACTGGGCCTTCAAAACGACGGAAAACTACCTGAACATGCTGGAAAAGAACGGTTCCGGCACCAACCTCTGCTACCTTGTGCCGCACGGCAACGTGCGCATGGAAGGGCGCGGCCTGGAAAGCGGCGTGGCCACGGACAAGGAACTGGACGTCATGCGCGCCGTGCTGGAGCGGGAACTGGCCGCCGGCGGGTACGGTTTTTCCACGGGCCTCATCTACATGCCCTGCGCCTACGCGGATACCCGCGAAGTCACGGAGCTGTGCAAGGTCGCGGCAAAGGCGAACGTGCCCTTCGTCATCCACCAGCGGAGCGAGGCGGATACCATCCTCGAGTCCATGGAAGAAGTCATCGCCGTCGGCCGGGGTTCCGGCGTATGGGTGCATTTCTCCCACTTCAAACTGTGCGGCAAAAACAACGCCCACTTGTTCGACAAGGTCCTGGGGCTCCTCGACAAAGCCCAGGCCGAGGGTGTCCGGGTTTCCTTCGACCAGTATCCCTATGTCGCGGGCAGCACCATGCTGGGCGTCATCCTGCCGCCCTGGGTGCATGACGGCGGCACGGACAAGCTGCTGGAGCGCCTGGCTTCCGCCGAAGACAGGAAGCGCATGACCAAGGATATCTGGAACGGCATCCAGGGCTGGGACAACTTCGTGGCCTTCGCCGGGCTGGACGGCATCTTCGTCACCAGCACGAAGACCGAGAAAAACCAGGACGCCATCGGCAAGAACCTGGTGGAGCTCGGCGAGATGCGCGGTAAAGATCCGCTGGAAGCCACTTTTGACCTCCTGTACGATGAATCGAACGCGGTCGGCATGGTGGACTTCTACGGGCTGGAAGAGCATGTGAAAGCGCTGATCTCCCGGCCGGAGCACAACGTGTGCACGGACGGCCTGCTCGGCGGTAAACCCCACCCCCGCGTGTTCGGCGCCTTCCCCCGCGTGCTCGGCAAATACGTGCGCGAAGAAAAGGTCATTCCGCTGGAAGAAGCCGTGCGTAAAATGACCAGCCGTCCCGCTTCCGTGTTCGGGCTGAAGGATCGCGGCCTGCTGCAAGCGGGCATGGCCGCCGACGTGGTTGTGTTCGACCCGGCCACCATTGCGGACAAAGGCACCTATACCGAACCGCGCCAATACCCCGAAGGGATCAAGCACGTGTTCGTGAACGGCCGCGCCGCCGTGCTGGACGGCAAACCGCAGACGAGGATACTGGCGGGCAAGGTTCTGCGCAGGCAGTCCTGA
- a CDS encoding Na+/solute symporter, with product MHATFYIIVAYMATMIAIALYVSFRKVKNSEDFHLAGRSLGPLMMAGTLAAAEIGGGSTIGVAARAYGDWGLSAGWYVVCAGIGIFLVSFVAPFLRKSMATTVPEILARRYGTPSHIITTVLSLGTLFVATAAQVKATSSIIQTVSGADFMTVTILVAIVVTLYTMMGGLVSVAFTDIVHIIFITVGMAIAMPIILSGAGGWETVSANIAAKAPQKLGLTLVGWKTIIGLILMYFMTFSTGQEAVQRYFAARDIKTARLGSFLCSLLMACYGFIPAIIGLCALAHFDGINPNQAMPMAAMKFAPMLIAGLVMASVVAATMSSASGNLIGSCTLFTKDIYQRYVNPNASDRQIVLVSKGVIVLMGIASLWIALDESIGIIPLLVFGFTMRSAGPFAAFLFGFIYKNATKNGGLAAIVFGSIAAGYWQYMKEPYGIMSLVFGSLVSTIAFFAVSKIERSMGVAAAPPAITAEHEEANRLSEQRNVPAASPVKAAGGHARQEGD from the coding sequence ATGCACGCTACATTTTATATTATCGTCGCCTACATGGCGACCATGATCGCGATAGCCCTGTACGTCTCCTTCCGCAAAGTCAAAAACTCGGAAGACTTCCACCTGGCCGGCCGCTCCCTCGGCCCCCTGATGATGGCCGGCACCCTGGCCGCGGCTGAAATCGGCGGCGGCAGCACCATCGGTGTGGCTGCCCGCGCTTACGGAGACTGGGGCCTTTCCGCCGGTTGGTACGTCGTCTGCGCGGGTATCGGCATCTTCCTGGTGTCCTTCGTGGCGCCGTTCCTGCGTAAATCCATGGCCACCACGGTGCCTGAAATTCTGGCCCGCCGCTACGGCACCCCGTCCCATATCATCACCACGGTTCTCTCGCTCGGCACGTTGTTCGTGGCAACGGCAGCCCAGGTGAAAGCCACCAGCTCCATCATCCAGACCGTGTCCGGCGCGGATTTCATGACGGTGACCATCCTGGTGGCCATCGTGGTCACCCTGTACACCATGATGGGCGGCCTTGTTTCGGTTGCGTTCACGGACATCGTGCACATTATTTTCATCACCGTCGGCATGGCGATCGCCATGCCCATCATCCTGTCCGGCGCGGGCGGCTGGGAAACGGTCAGCGCCAACATCGCGGCCAAGGCCCCGCAAAAACTCGGGTTAACCCTGGTGGGGTGGAAAACGATCATCGGCCTTATCCTGATGTATTTCATGACCTTCTCGACCGGGCAGGAAGCGGTGCAGCGTTACTTCGCGGCGCGGGACATCAAGACCGCGCGCCTCGGCTCCTTCCTCTGCTCGCTCCTGATGGCCTGCTACGGCTTCATCCCGGCCATTATCGGCCTGTGCGCGCTGGCCCACTTTGACGGCATCAACCCCAACCAGGCCATGCCCATGGCCGCCATGAAATTCGCGCCCATGCTGATCGCGGGTCTGGTCATGGCCTCCGTGGTCGCGGCCACCATGTCCAGCGCCTCGGGCAACCTCATCGGCTCCTGCACCCTGTTCACCAAGGACATTTACCAGCGCTACGTGAACCCCAACGCCTCCGACCGCCAGATCGTGCTGGTGTCCAAGGGCGTTATCGTGCTTATGGGCATCGCGAGTTTGTGGATCGCGCTGGATGAATCCATCGGCATCATCCCGCTGCTGGTGTTCGGCTTCACCATGCGTTCCGCCGGTCCTTTCGCCGCGTTCCTGTTCGGCTTCATCTACAAGAACGCCACGAAGAACGGCGGCCTCGCGGCCATCGTGTTCGGCTCCATTGCCGCCGGCTACTGGCAGTATATGAAGGAACCCTACGGCATCATGTCCCTGGTCTTCGGCTCGCTTGTCAGCACCATCGCCTTCTTCGCGGTGTCCAAGATCGAGCGCTCCATGGGCGTTGCCGCCGCGCCCCCGGCCATTACGGCCGAACATGAGGAAGCCAACCGTCTTTCCGAACAGCGCAACGTGCCCGCCGCTTCCCCGGTCAAGGCAGCGGGCGGCCACGCCAGGCAAGAAGGGGATTGA